The Alosa sapidissima isolate fAloSap1 chromosome 5, fAloSap1.pri, whole genome shotgun sequence genome has a window encoding:
- the LOC121708481 gene encoding flotillin-2a isoform X1 translates to MGNCYTVGPNEALVVSGGCCGSDSKTYTVGGWAWAWWLVTDIQRITLEIMTLQPKCDDVETAEGVAITVTGVAQVKVTSDHELQVYACEQFLGKSVDEIRSVILQTLEGHLRSILGTLTVEQIYQDRDQFAKLVREVAAPDVGRMGIEILSFTIKDVYDKVEYLSSLGKTQTAAVQRDADIGVAEAERDAGIREAECKKEMMDVKFQADTLMADSKRELEMQKASFNQEVNTKKAEAQLAYELQAAKEQQKIRLEEIEIEVVQRKKQITIEEKEINRTEKELIATVKRPAEAEAYRMQQVAEGQKVKKVLTAQAEAEKIRCIGEAEAASIEAVGKAEAEKMRLKAEAYQQYGEAAKTALVLEALPKIAAKVAAPLARTSEIVILSGDGNRVTGELNRLLAELPVSVNALTGVDLTKIPLLQKLTSAQA, encoded by the exons GTGGCTGCTGTGGCTCCGACTCAAAGACGTACACGGTTGGGGGCTGGGCCTGGGCGTGGTGGCTGGTCACAGACATACAGAG GATAACCCTTGAGATTATGACCCTGCAGCCCAAGTGTGATGATGTAGAGACAGCCGAGGGCGTAGCTATAACTGTCACTGGAGTGGCACAG GTCAAGGTCACATCTGACCATGAGTTGCAGGTGTATGCTTGCGAGCAGTTTCTGGGCAAATCAGTGGATGAGATCCGAAGTGTCATCTTGCAGACACTGGAGGGTCACCTGCGATCCATTTTGG GCACACTGACAGTGGAGCAGATCTATCAGGACCGAGATCAGTTTGCCAAACTGGTGCGCGAGGTGGCAGCCCCAGATGTAGGCCGCATGGGCATTGAGATCCTCAGCTTCACCATAAAG GATGTGTATGATAAAGTGGAGTACTTGAGCTCATTGGGAAAGACCCAGACCGCTGCTGTGCAGAGAGATGCCGACATCGGAGTggcggaggcagagagagacgcAGGGATCAGG GAAGCTGAATGTAAGAAAGAGATGATGGATGTGAAGTTCCAAGCAGACACTCTAATGGCGGATTCTAAACGTGAACTGGAGATGCAGAAAGCTTCTTTCAATCAAGAAGTTAACACGAAG AAAGCTGAAGCTCAGTTGGCCTATGAGCTGCAGGCTGCGAAGGAGCAGCAGAAGATCCGATTGGAGGAGATCGAGATCGAGGTGGTCCAGAGGAAGAAGCAGATCACCATTGAGGAAAAAGAAATCAACAGGACGGAAAAGGAGCTCATCGCCACAGTGAAGCGACCGGCCGAGGCTGAAGCCTACCGCATGCAGCAGGTGGCCGAAGGACAGAA GGTTAAGAAAGTGCTGACTGCCCAGGCCGAGGCTGAGAAGATTAGGTGCATCGGTGAGGCAGAGGCCGCCTCCATCGAGGCTGTGGGCAAGGCCGAGGCAGAGAAGATGAGGCTTAAAGCAGAAGCTTACCAGCAGTACGGAGAGGCAGCTAAGACTGCCCTGGTCTTGGAGGCTCTGCCCAAG aTTGCTGCTAAAGTGGCAGCACCGCTGGCCAGGACCAGCGAGATCGTAATCTTGAGTGGCGATGGGAACCGCGTGACTGGCGAGCTCAACCGCCTGCTGGCAGAGCTGCCCGTGTCTGTGAACGCACTTACCGGAGTGGACCTGACTAAG ATTCCACTCCTACAGAAGTTGACCAGTGCTCAGGCATAG
- the LOC121708481 gene encoding flotillin-2a isoform X2, whose amino-acid sequence MGNCYTVGPNEALVVSGGCCGSDSKTYTVGGWAWAWWLVTDIQRLSLEIITILCRCEDIETSEGVPLDVTGVAQVKVTSDHELQVYACEQFLGKSVDEIRSVILQTLEGHLRSILGTLTVEQIYQDRDQFAKLVREVAAPDVGRMGIEILSFTIKDVYDKVEYLSSLGKTQTAAVQRDADIGVAEAERDAGIREAECKKEMMDVKFQADTLMADSKRELEMQKASFNQEVNTKKAEAQLAYELQAAKEQQKIRLEEIEIEVVQRKKQITIEEKEINRTEKELIATVKRPAEAEAYRMQQVAEGQKVKKVLTAQAEAEKIRCIGEAEAASIEAVGKAEAEKMRLKAEAYQQYGEAAKTALVLEALPKIAAKVAAPLARTSEIVILSGDGNRVTGELNRLLAELPVSVNALTGVDLTKIPLLQKLTSAQA is encoded by the exons GTGGCTGCTGTGGCTCCGACTCAAAGACGTACACGGTTGGGGGCTGGGCCTGGGCGTGGTGGCTGGTCACAGACATACAGAG ACTGTCTCTGGAGATAATCACCATCCTCTGTCGCTGCGAGGATATCGAAACTTCGGAGGGTGTCCCCTTGGATGTGACAGGGGTCGCTCAG GTCAAGGTCACATCTGACCATGAGTTGCAGGTGTATGCTTGCGAGCAGTTTCTGGGCAAATCAGTGGATGAGATCCGAAGTGTCATCTTGCAGACACTGGAGGGTCACCTGCGATCCATTTTGG GCACACTGACAGTGGAGCAGATCTATCAGGACCGAGATCAGTTTGCCAAACTGGTGCGCGAGGTGGCAGCCCCAGATGTAGGCCGCATGGGCATTGAGATCCTCAGCTTCACCATAAAG GATGTGTATGATAAAGTGGAGTACTTGAGCTCATTGGGAAAGACCCAGACCGCTGCTGTGCAGAGAGATGCCGACATCGGAGTggcggaggcagagagagacgcAGGGATCAGG GAAGCTGAATGTAAGAAAGAGATGATGGATGTGAAGTTCCAAGCAGACACTCTAATGGCGGATTCTAAACGTGAACTGGAGATGCAGAAAGCTTCTTTCAATCAAGAAGTTAACACGAAG AAAGCTGAAGCTCAGTTGGCCTATGAGCTGCAGGCTGCGAAGGAGCAGCAGAAGATCCGATTGGAGGAGATCGAGATCGAGGTGGTCCAGAGGAAGAAGCAGATCACCATTGAGGAAAAAGAAATCAACAGGACGGAAAAGGAGCTCATCGCCACAGTGAAGCGACCGGCCGAGGCTGAAGCCTACCGCATGCAGCAGGTGGCCGAAGGACAGAA GGTTAAGAAAGTGCTGACTGCCCAGGCCGAGGCTGAGAAGATTAGGTGCATCGGTGAGGCAGAGGCCGCCTCCATCGAGGCTGTGGGCAAGGCCGAGGCAGAGAAGATGAGGCTTAAAGCAGAAGCTTACCAGCAGTACGGAGAGGCAGCTAAGACTGCCCTGGTCTTGGAGGCTCTGCCCAAG aTTGCTGCTAAAGTGGCAGCACCGCTGGCCAGGACCAGCGAGATCGTAATCTTGAGTGGCGATGGGAACCGCGTGACTGGCGAGCTCAACCGCCTGCTGGCAGAGCTGCCCGTGTCTGTGAACGCACTTACCGGAGTGGACCTGACTAAG ATTCCACTCCTACAGAAGTTGACCAGTGCTCAGGCATAG